Proteins encoded together in one Onychomys torridus chromosome 1, mOncTor1.1, whole genome shotgun sequence window:
- the Gcnt1 gene encoding beta-1,3-galactosyl-O-glycosyl-glycoprotein beta-1,6-N-acetylglucosaminyltransferase: protein MLRNLFRRRLFSYPAKYYLVGLVLSLITFSVLRIHQKLEFVNIRHLELAGDDADSNINCTKVLQHDPEEIQKVRLELLTVKFRKRPRWTPYDYINMTRDCVSFIRTRKYIVEPLSKEEVGFPIAYSIVVHHKIEMLDRLLRAIYMPQNFYCIHVDKKAEESFLAAVMGIASCFDNVFVASQLENVVYASWSRVQADLNCMKDLYRMSANWKYLINLCGMDFPIKTNLEIVRKLKSFSGENNLETEKMPQNKEERWKKRYVIVDGKLSNTGVVKAPPPLRTPLFSGSAYFVVSREYIGYVLENESIQKFMEWAQDTYSPDEYLWASIQRIPEVPGSLPSSHKYDLSDMNAVARFVKWQYFEGDVSKGAPYPPCSGVHVRSVCVFGVGDLSWMLHTHHFFANKFDMDVDPFAIQCLDEHLRHKALEALEH, encoded by the coding sequence ATGCTGAGAAACTTGTTTCGGAGGAGACTTTTTTCTTATCCTGCAAAATACTATTTGGTGGGTCTTGTCCTCTCTCTAATTACCTTCTCTGTTCTAAGAATTCATCAGAAGCTGGAATTTGTTAATATCAGACACTTGGAGCTTGCTGGAGATGATGCTGATAGCAACATTAATTGCACCAAAGTTTTACAGCATGACCCAGAGGAAATCCAGAAGGTGAGGCTTGAGTTGCTAACAGTGAAATTTAGGAAGCGCCCGCGGTGGACACCGTATGACTATATAAACATGACCCGTGACTGCGTCTCTTTCATCAGGACGCGCAAATACATTGTAGAGCCCCTTAGTAAAGAAGAGGTCGGCTTTCCAATTGCATACTCCATAGTGGTTCATCACAAGATTGAAATGCTCGACAGGCTCCTGAGGGCCATCTATATGCCGCAGAATTTCTACTGCATTCACGTGGACAAAAAAGCAGAGGAATCCTTTTTAGCCGCAGTGATGGGCATTGCGTCCTGCTTTGATAATGTCTTTGTGGCCAGCCAGTTGGAGAATGTTGTTTATGCATCCTGGAGTCGGGTACAGGCTGATCTCAACTGTATGAAGGACCTGTACAGAATGAGTGCAAACTGGAAGTACTTGATCAATCTTTGTGGTATGGATTTCCCTATTAAAACCAACCTAGAAATTGTCAGGAAGCTCAAGTCATTCTCGGGTGAAAACAACCTGGAAACTGAGAAGATGCCtcagaacaaggaagaaaggtGGAAAAAACGATACGTCATTGTTGATGGGAAGCTGTCAAACACTGGGGTAGTCAAAGCGCCACCTCCACTCAGAACTCCTCTCTTTTCAGGCAGTGCCTACTTTGTAGTCAGTAGGGAGTATATAGGCTACGTGCTAGAAAATGAAAGTATCCAAAAGTTCATGGAGTGGGCACAAGATACATACAGCCCGGACGAGTACCTCTGGGCCAGTATCCAGAGGATCCCTGAAGTCCCTGGTTCTCTCCCCTCAAGCCACAAGTACGACCTGTCTGACATGAATGCTGTCGCTCGCTTTGTCAAGTGGCAGTACTTTGAAGGCGATGTTTCCAAAGGCGCCCCTTACCCGCCATGCAGCGGAGTCCATGTGCGCTCCGTGTGTGTTTTCGGAGTTGGTGACTTGAGCTGGATGCTTCACACACACCACTTTTTCGCCAATAAATTTGACATGGATGTTGACCCCTTTGCCATCCAGTGTTTGGATGAGCATCTGAGGCATAAAGCCTTGGAAGCCTTAGAACACTAA